From Chloracidobacterium thermophilum B:
TCCGCTACGGCTACCGCGCACCGGAGGCGACCACGGTTCACGACATGTATGCCCTCAGCCGTGAGCAGGGCTTCGGGCCTGAGGTGAAGCGGCGCATCCTGCTGGGAACGTATGCGCTTTCATCGGGCTACTATGACGCCTACTACCTCAAGGCCCAGAAGGTGCGGACTCTCCTGCGCCGTGATTTTGAACGGGCCTTTGAGCAGTGCGAGGTGCTCATGATGCCGACCGCGCCAACGCCGGCGTTCAGGCTGGGCGAAAAGACGGACGATCCCTTGCAAATGTACCTGTCTGACATTTACACCGTTACGCTGAACCTGGCCGGTGTTCCCGGCATGAGCCTGCCCTGTGGCACAAGCCGGGAAGGGTTGCCAATTGGCCTGCAAATTGTGGCCCCGGCCTTTGAAGAGACCCGGATGTTCCAGGCCGGGCGGGCGCTGGAGCGTGCCCGCGCGTGACAGCGCGCCCCGGGAAGCCGGAACCGACTGGAGGTGTCAGTATGGTAGCTGTGTCCAGCCGCGGCTGGAGACCGGCGAAGCGGTGGCGCTGGGGACGCCTGGGCGGCGGGCTGTTGCTCGTGCTTGGGCTGTCGCCAGCGCTTGTGGGCGGCCAGTCGCTGGCGGCCGGGGCCGCTCCGATGAAGGAAGCAGTTGCCGACGAACGGCAGGCGAACCTCGAAGCGGCGCGCCTGATCCTGGAGCAGGGGCTGAAGGAAAGAAATCCCGACCACCGATGTGAAGCCGTCATCGCACTGAGCCTGACCCGCGTCGAGAACAATCCCTTTCCGTTGCTTGAAACCGCCCTGGCCGACAAGGATGTGTACGTTCAGGTGGCCGCCTGCGCGACGCTGGCCGGGCTGTCCGATCCGCGCGCGCTGCCGCTGCTCCGGCAGGCGCTTGGCAGCGAGACACCCGAAGTGGCCTTTGCTGCAGCTAAGGCCCTGTATGCCCAGGGAGATGAAGAGGGGCGGCAGGCGCTGCTCGATGTCGCCATAGGGGAGCGTCAGGCCAGGTCGGGTTACTTTTCGGTACAGCGGCGCAACCTGTTGCGTACGATGAAGACACCGGGTGGTTTTTTTCGTCTGGCCTTTCGCTACGGGATCGGTTTTGCGCCCGTGCCGGGGCTGGGGATGGGACTGTCTTCGCTTGCCGGGCTGCTGGCCGATGCCAACATTTCGGGCCGCGCCCAGGCCATTGCCGCCCTGCCGCCTGTCCGGGACCAGGAGACCGTCGCCATGCTGCGCGAGGCGCTGACGGATGAGGACTGGGCCGTGCGTGCGGCGGCCGTCCACGCGCTGGCGGTCAGTGACCAGAGCCTGGCGGTGCATGATCTCGTGCCGCTGTTTCAGGACAGGAAGGAAGCCGTACGGTATCGCGCGGCGGCGGCGTATCTCCGCCTGGCGACGCCGCCGGCAGCGTCAGCGCGCCCGCCGGCCAAGAAGCCACGTCCGGGGCGTCGCCGGGGTTGACATGGCACACCTGCACCCGGCGGAGTATGATGGTGAAACTTCACGGATGTTGGTACCTCAAACGCCTCCGGTCTGAGAGGCTTTGGCGCTGTCCGTATTTGGTGCCGGCGACAGGCATTGTCGGGCGGGGGATGAGGCCGGTGGCGACGGTTTTCTTTCGGTTTTTCTGAACAACAGCCATGGCTCAAAAAATTCGTGACTGCCTGAGTGTGGCGGAGTTTGTGCCGGTGGATTTCACTTCTCCGGGCTGGGAAAGTGAACTGCTCCAGCGGGCGCTGTTGACCTACGAGTTTGGGGATGTGTTGCAGCGTTTGAGTGAGCGCCTGTTGGCTCCCACACCGGCCGGGCACCGGGCGTCACTGCTGGTCGGCCCGCCGGCCAGTGGAAAGTCGTTTCTGCTGCGCCTGGTGCATGCGCTGGCCCGGTCTGCCGGCCGACCTCTGGAACAGGCGGCGCGGCGGCTTCAGGACATCCATGCCCAACTTGGTTCCCGGCGCTGGCACGTTGTGAGCATCTATGGGGAGCAGGTCAGCACCTCGGAGGTGACCCTCACGCCACTGGACTACCTGGGGCGTTTCATCAGCTACACGCTGGCTTCCAGCGACTCAACAGGAGTCGGGAGCAATCTGACAGCGGCGGACATTCTGATGTCCTGCCGTGCCATCCCGGATGAGGAAGGCATTGTCGTGATCATAGATAGCCTCGACGATCTGCTGCGAAACCGCACGCCGCGCACGGCCGGTGTCGTGGTGGCGATGCTGGAACTGCTCAGCCAGGTCTCGCGTCAGTTTCCGCTCTGCGTGTATGTCGCGGCAACTGACATCCTGCTCGACAGCGCCAAGGGGCATCGGCTGTCACCCGCGCAGGTGGCGACGCTGCTGGCCAGCCATACAGTTGAATACATCGGGGAAAATGCCATTCCGGCGCTTATTGGCGCGCATCTGCTGACCAAAAATGCCCGGCAGCGCCATGCCGTGGCTCAGGTGCGGGAGCAACTGCAACGCAAGCTGCCGGAACTGCACCTCGACGAACAGCGGCTTATCAACCTCTATCCGCTGCATCCGATGGCGTGGGATATTGGGTCACGGCTGCGCCGCTACCTGGGTGGTTTTTCCTTCCCGGCCTTTGCCCTGAAAGCTGCGGAGCGGATTCGGAATCGTCCGGCGGAAAGCCTGTTTACCGTGGA
This genomic window contains:
- a CDS encoding HEAT repeat domain-containing protein translates to MVAVSSRGWRPAKRWRWGRLGGGLLLVLGLSPALVGGQSLAAGAAPMKEAVADERQANLEAARLILEQGLKERNPDHRCEAVIALSLTRVENNPFPLLETALADKDVYVQVAACATLAGLSDPRALPLLRQALGSETPEVAFAAAKALYAQGDEEGRQALLDVAIGERQARSGYFSVQRRNLLRTMKTPGGFFRLAFRYGIGFAPVPGLGMGLSSLAGLLADANISGRAQAIAALPPVRDQETVAMLREALTDEDWAVRAAAVHALAVSDQSLAVHDLVPLFQDRKEAVRYRAAAAYLRLATPPAASARPPAKKPRPGRRRG